The Sulfurihydrogenibium sp. YO3AOP1 genome has a window encoding:
- a CDS encoding TetR/AcrR family transcriptional regulator: MVEELSTREKIILAGAEIIIHEGLKRFTAKNIANKIGITDAAIYKHFPSLDAIVVEIINRYISRCSQSVDRAKELGLSTEETLKQVMREHIKVLEETKGAVPVLCFEFSRSGNKKFFDILHNFVEDYKKKLSEIIKKGQEEGFVREDIDPSETAMLFVGLIQAKVFAYVMERREGPIIKDPDQLISELFYGIIKK; encoded by the coding sequence ATGGTAGAAGAGCTATCTACAAGAGAAAAAATAATATTAGCAGGAGCTGAAATAATAATCCATGAAGGATTAAAACGATTTACAGCAAAGAATATTGCCAATAAAATAGGCATCACCGATGCAGCCATCTATAAACATTTTCCTTCCTTAGATGCTATAGTAGTAGAAATTATCAATAGATATATATCTCGGTGTTCTCAAAGCGTTGACAGAGCAAAAGAGTTAGGACTTTCTACAGAAGAAACTTTAAAACAAGTAATGAGAGAACATATAAAAGTATTGGAAGAAACAAAAGGGGCTGTTCCTGTTTTATGCTTCGAATTTAGCAGGTCTGGAAATAAAAAGTTTTTTGATATACTTCATAACTTTGTTGAAGATTACAAAAAGAAACTTTCTGAGATTATTAAAAAAGGTCAAGAAGAAGGATTTGTAAGAGAAGATATTGACCCATCTGAAACAGCAATGCTTTTTGTAGGACTAATACAGGCAAAAGTTTTTGCGTATGTAATGGAAAGAAGAGAAGGACCAATAATCAAAGACCCAGATCAGTTAATCTCAGAATTATTCTATGGAATCATTAAAAAATGA